In the Thermodesulfovibrio yellowstonii DSM 11347 genome, one interval contains:
- a CDS encoding AAA family ATPase yields the protein MFKKIENIKNLGTYSGFSWNSQFCEVFKRYNFIYGWNYSGKTTLSRLFHCLEIKKTHPDYPHLQFTIETNNGKITERDIENNNLSIRVFNEEFVEDNFKWNDENHRVNPVLILGKESYTEPLK from the coding sequence ATGTTCAAAAAAATTGAAAACATTAAAAATCTTGGAACTTATTCAGGGTTTTCATGGAATAGCCAATTCTGTGAAGTTTTTAAAAGATATAATTTTATTTATGGTTGGAATTACTCTGGCAAAACAACTCTTTCAAGACTCTTTCATTGTTTAGAGATAAAAAAAACTCATCCAGATTACCCCCACCTTCAATTTACTATTGAAACTAATAACGGAAAAATTACAGAAAGAGATATAGAAAATAATAATCTTTCAATCAGAGTATTTAATGAAGAATTCGTTGAAGATAATTTCAAATGGAATGATGAAAATCATAGAGTAAATCCTGTCTTAATTCTTGGTAAAGAATCCTATACTGAACCCCTTAAATAG
- a CDS encoding B12-binding domain-containing radical SAM protein, with translation MTYRVLLINPWIYDFAAYNFWARPLGLLKVAEFLSQFNLKLFFIDCCDSFIVKKYGTGKYSYQIVEKPDILRNIPKKYKRYGISLDEFIDKLKEISHVDLILITSIMAYWWYGVNEVVNIIREKFPNIPIVIGGIYATLYKEHAKEKINADSIYTGQIEDRLIDNISNFGIKLKRVREQSKFWWQLGFYNKIPYAPILTSTGCPFRCHYCASSLIYKSFEQRKIEEVINEIEELYNMGVRDFAFYDDALLYKSETHLEPLLREIIKRNFQLRFHTPNGLHARFINKNVAQLMKKAGFKTLRLSLETVNIKRQIETGGKVTNEELEKAVFYLKEAGFLSQDIGVYIMYGLPEQSLDEVRVGVDFLKKLKVRIHLTEFSPIKGTYYWDELVKKGVIPDDLDPLLTNNTIFSELFSGYSKEELQRLKIEVNQFNLLL, from the coding sequence GTGACTTACAGAGTTTTACTCATTAATCCATGGATTTATGATTTTGCTGCCTATAATTTCTGGGCAAGACCTCTTGGCTTACTCAAAGTTGCTGAGTTTTTAAGTCAATTTAATCTAAAACTTTTTTTCATTGACTGCTGTGACTCATTTATAGTTAAAAAATATGGAACTGGAAAGTATAGTTATCAGATTGTTGAAAAGCCTGATATTCTCAGAAATATTCCCAAAAAATATAAAAGATATGGAATTAGTCTTGATGAGTTCATAGATAAACTAAAAGAGATTTCTCATGTAGATTTGATTTTAATTACATCAATAATGGCTTATTGGTGGTATGGAGTAAATGAAGTTGTAAATATCATCAGGGAAAAGTTCCCTAATATTCCAATAGTTATCGGAGGAATTTATGCAACACTTTATAAGGAACATGCAAAGGAAAAAATAAATGCTGATTCTATATATACAGGACAGATAGAAGATAGACTGATTGATAATATCAGTAATTTCGGAATCAAACTTAAAAGAGTCAGAGAACAATCTAAATTCTGGTGGCAGTTAGGTTTTTACAATAAAATACCCTATGCTCCCATATTAACTTCTACTGGATGTCCGTTTAGATGTCACTATTGTGCATCTTCCCTCATATATAAATCATTTGAGCAAAGAAAAATAGAAGAAGTTATCAATGAAATAGAAGAACTCTATAATATGGGTGTAAGAGATTTTGCTTTTTATGATGACGCATTGCTTTATAAATCTGAAACACACTTAGAGCCCTTACTTAGAGAAATAATCAAGAGAAACTTTCAATTGAGGTTTCATACTCCAAATGGACTTCATGCAAGATTTATTAATAAAAATGTTGCTCAATTGATGAAAAAAGCTGGATTTAAAACATTGAGATTGAGCCTTGAGACCGTAAATATTAAAAGACAGATTGAAACAGGTGGAAAGGTAACTAATGAAGAACTTGAAAAAGCAGTTTTTTATCTTAAGGAAGCAGGATTTTTATCTCAAGATATAGGTGTTTATATAATGTATGGATTGCCAGAACAAAGCCTTGATGAAGTAAGAGTTGGGGTTGATTTTCTGAAAAAACTAAAAGTTAGAATACATTTAACAGAGTTTTCTCCTATAAAAGGAACTTATTACTGGGATGAACTTGTCAAAAAAGGAGTTATCCCTGATGATTTGGATCCTCTTTTAACCAATAATACAATTTTTTCAGAACTTTTTTCTGGATATTCAAAAGAAGAATTACAAAGATTAAAAATTGAAGTAAATCAATTTAATTTGCTATTATAA
- a CDS encoding site-2 protease family protein: MKKYLIPLILFIMTIFTTLFAGALQQGINLFKEPMRLWEGYPFSISIMTILLGHEMGHYFASKAHRTKATLPYFIPAPSIIGTFGAFIKMKSPILTRKALIDIGATGPIVGFILSLIACIIGLKMSKIIPLTYGEDMFMLGDSILFSLLVKFTLGNIPAGQDVLLHSVAFAGWIGLFVTSMNLLPVGQLDGGHIAYALFGKWHFYISRTMLFFIAALGVFYWYGWLVWALLLVFLGVDHPPILVWESRLSLSRRIVGILSFIIFLLTFTPTPFNF; the protein is encoded by the coding sequence GTGAAAAAATATTTAATTCCTTTGATTCTTTTTATTATGACTATTTTTACAACTCTTTTTGCAGGAGCACTTCAGCAGGGGATTAATCTGTTTAAAGAGCCAATGAGGCTATGGGAAGGTTATCCATTTTCAATAAGTATAATGACAATTTTACTTGGACATGAGATGGGTCATTACTTTGCATCAAAAGCTCACAGAACAAAAGCAACATTGCCATATTTTATTCCTGCTCCTTCAATAATAGGAACTTTCGGAGCTTTTATAAAGATGAAATCACCTATTCTTACAAGAAAAGCACTTATTGACATAGGAGCAACAGGTCCGATAGTAGGCTTTATTTTATCTCTAATTGCTTGCATCATAGGGCTTAAAATGTCAAAAATCATTCCTTTAACTTATGGAGAAGATATGTTCATGCTTGGAGACTCTATTCTTTTTTCTTTACTTGTTAAGTTTACTCTTGGCAATATTCCGGCAGGTCAGGATGTTCTTCTTCATTCTGTTGCCTTTGCTGGATGGATAGGACTATTTGTAACTTCAATGAATCTTTTACCTGTAGGACAACTTGACGGCGGTCATATTGCATATGCATTATTTGGAAAATGGCATTTCTATATCTCACGAACAATGCTTTTTTTTATCGCTGCTTTAGGAGTCTTTTACTGGTATGGATGGCTTGTATGGGCATTATTGCTTGTCTTTTTAGGTGTAGACCATCCACCTATATTAGTATGGGAAAGTAGATTATCATTAAGTAGAAGAATTGTAGGAATATTGTCTTTTATTATTTTCCTATTGACCTTTACTCCTACACCTTTCAACTTTTAG
- a CDS encoding macro domain-containing protein, whose protein sequence is MDEKKINNKIMRIIVGDITERNTDAIVNAANNYLKHGGGVAGAIVRKGGYIIQEESDRIGFVPTGSAAITSAGSLKTKYVIHAVGPKWGEGDEENKLKSAVLSSLRKAEEYQLKSISFPAISSGIYGCPKSMVAKILVTTVAEYLKSQSTSLETIEFCLFDEETYRYFKQEFDKI, encoded by the coding sequence ATGGATGAAAAAAAGATAAACAATAAAATTATGAGAATAATTGTTGGAGACATAACAGAAAGAAATACAGATGCTATAGTAAATGCTGCGAATAATTATCTTAAACATGGAGGAGGGGTTGCTGGAGCAATTGTGCGAAAAGGAGGGTATATAATACAGGAAGAAAGTGATAGAATAGGTTTTGTTCCAACAGGCTCAGCAGCAATAACATCTGCTGGCTCTTTGAAGACAAAATATGTTATCCATGCTGTAGGACCTAAATGGGGTGAAGGAGATGAAGAGAATAAATTGAAAAGTGCTGTATTGAGTAGTCTCAGAAAAGCAGAAGAATACCAATTGAAAAGCATTTCTTTTCCTGCCATAAGCTCTGGTATTTATGGATGTCCAAAAAGCATGGTAGCTAAGATTCTTGTTACAACAGTAGCTGAATATTTAAAGAGTCAGTCAACTTCCCTTGAAACTATAGAATTTTGCCTTTTTGATGAAGAGACTTATCGCTACTTTAAACAAGAGTTTGATAAAATATAA
- a CDS encoding ribonuclease H-like YkuK family protein, with the protein MEAESLIKSVFNSPTFGSVSFEQVFEKIIEFVKEEPDKKYSLIVGSDSFPGEETIFVTAIIIHRKGSGGRYFYRKLKYEKMDNLKLRIFTEASLSLEIAEALKKKLSENGVSRLPVEIHLDVGKNGATRSLVKEVIKMIIGSGYIAVTKPDSFGASKVADRHTN; encoded by the coding sequence ATGGAAGCTGAGTCGTTAATAAAATCAGTTTTTAATAGTCCAACGTTTGGTTCTGTATCTTTTGAGCAAGTCTTTGAGAAAATAATAGAATTTGTCAAAGAAGAACCAGACAAAAAATATAGCCTGATTGTAGGCAGTGATTCTTTCCCCGGAGAAGAGACCATATTTGTGACAGCAATAATAATTCATCGTAAAGGTTCAGGGGGTAGATATTTCTATAGAAAACTTAAATATGAAAAAATGGACAATTTAAAATTAAGAATATTTACCGAAGCCTCTTTAAGTTTGGAAATTGCTGAAGCTTTGAAAAAAAAGCTTTCTGAAAATGGTGTTTCCCGTTTACCAGTAGAGATACATCTTGATGTGGGGAAAAATGGAGCAACAAGAAGTTTGGTAAAAGAAGTCATAAAAATGATTATAGGTTCGGGTTATATAGCAGTAACTAAACCTGATTCCTTCGGAGCTTCAAAAGTAGCAGATAGACACACAAATTAA
- a CDS encoding MTA/SAH nucleosidase, which yields MIALFFATPIECEIIFDRLKNKSSFVLKKVSFIKGKIQKHEILLCISGIGKINASIASILAFENFPINKAIISGIAGAYPSSGLDIGDIAVAEKEIEADQGLLINCETGENSFLFMDYQEFPLHIPTSLQNYKKGTFLTVSACTGNLKRANFLEKKFGAICENMEGAAIAKVGQLYNIPVTEIRSISNIVTDRTELLITKEVKNAAEIVQKFILENPLLFE from the coding sequence TTGATAGCACTGTTTTTTGCAACTCCGATTGAGTGTGAGATAATTTTTGATAGATTAAAGAATAAATCAAGTTTTGTTTTAAAAAAAGTTTCTTTTATAAAGGGTAAAATACAAAAGCATGAAATACTCTTATGTATATCAGGAATCGGGAAAATAAATGCTTCAATTGCATCAATCCTTGCATTTGAAAACTTTCCCATAAATAAAGCAATTATCTCAGGAATAGCGGGAGCGTATCCATCCTCTGGACTTGATATTGGTGATATTGCCGTTGCTGAAAAGGAGATAGAAGCAGATCAAGGGCTATTAATCAATTGTGAAACTGGTGAAAATTCTTTTCTTTTTATGGATTATCAGGAATTTCCCCTTCATATACCTACTTCATTACAAAATTATAAAAAAGGAACATTTCTCACTGTTTCAGCCTGCACTGGAAATCTAAAAAGAGCAAATTTTCTTGAGAAAAAATTCGGTGCTATATGTGAAAATATGGAAGGCGCTGCTATAGCAAAAGTTGGTCAACTTTATAATATTCCTGTTACTGAGATAAGAAGTATTAGCAACATAGTTACTGATAGAACTGAACTTTTAATAACTAAAGAAGTTAAAAATGCTGCGGAGATAGTTCAGAAATTTATACTTGAGAACCCTCTTCTTTTTGAATAG
- the trmB gene encoding tRNA (guanosine(46)-N7)-methyltransferase TrmB gives MQTYIDYRKAQKPLNLDNFIVEIGFGSGDFLIALAERNREEIFFGIEKSWIPVNKLLKKCKLREINNIYCTRLDAYWAFQLLFKDKSVKMIIMNYPDPWFKKSHVEKRLTKRENLFIYAKKLIPNGEIKIRTDDYPFVEFTLQESNFLKCFSTSISNPSINEPLTKYEKKWLSMGKSIWDIVLKKEKEPALIEVKKITEVKELFPVKVFNKELNINAISHKEFKIEEGLYLKCFSVWKRNQDYAIEVVLSEKDFLQAFLITAKKKDEYFIIDVSQFSEILKTEGVQKTLNFLANLFVEAL, from the coding sequence ATGCAAACCTATATTGATTATAGAAAAGCTCAGAAACCTCTTAATCTTGATAACTTTATAGTTGAAATCGGTTTTGGTTCAGGGGATTTTTTAATCGCACTTGCTGAGAGAAACAGAGAGGAGATATTTTTCGGAATTGAAAAATCATGGATACCTGTTAACAAACTTTTAAAAAAATGTAAACTCAGAGAAATCAATAATATTTATTGTACACGGCTTGATGCTTACTGGGCATTTCAGCTTTTGTTCAAAGACAAAAGCGTCAAAATGATAATAATGAACTATCCAGACCCTTGGTTTAAAAAATCTCATGTTGAAAAAAGACTTACAAAAAGAGAGAATCTTTTTATTTATGCAAAAAAACTCATTCCCAATGGTGAAATTAAGATAAGAACAGATGATTATCCCTTTGTTGAGTTTACCTTACAAGAGAGTAATTTTCTGAAATGCTTTTCCACCAGTATTTCAAATCCCTCTATCAATGAGCCCTTAACAAAATATGAAAAAAAATGGCTTTCAATGGGCAAAAGTATATGGGATATTGTTCTTAAAAAAGAAAAAGAACCAGCACTTATAGAAGTCAAAAAAATTACGGAGGTGAAGGAGTTGTTTCCTGTAAAAGTATTCAATAAAGAATTGAATATTAATGCAATATCTCATAAGGAATTTAAGATTGAAGAGGGCTTATATTTAAAGTGTTTTTCTGTATGGAAAAGAAATCAGGATTATGCTATAGAAGTAGTTCTTTCAGAAAAGGATTTTCTTCAGGCTTTTCTTATAACTGCTAAAAAGAAAGATGAATACTTTATAATAGATGTATCTCAATTCAGTGAAATTTTAAAAACTGAAGGTGTGCAGAAGACATTAAATTTTTTAGCTAATTTATTTGTGGAGGCATTATGA
- a CDS encoding tetratricopeptide repeat protein, with protein MENKINFEEKLEEANLLLRYREFEEACKIYDELLNENYQSPELYNNYGLALFYLDKFNEAVEKFQKAIEIDTSFALAYANMGLVYLNKAEYEKAEQFFLQALERDPENPETHYNIAVTYYRLNKKTDALKHYEAFLGVSGDDYGKLKESVQKIIAQIKSIQKEEGSQV; from the coding sequence ATGGAAAATAAAATCAACTTTGAAGAAAAACTGGAAGAAGCAAATCTACTTCTTAGATATAGAGAGTTTGAAGAAGCCTGTAAAATTTATGATGAGTTATTAAATGAAAACTATCAATCTCCTGAACTCTACAATAATTATGGTCTTGCACTTTTTTATCTTGATAAATTTAATGAAGCTGTAGAAAAATTCCAAAAAGCAATTGAAATTGACACTTCTTTTGCCTTAGCTTACGCAAACATGGGGCTTGTTTATTTAAATAAGGCTGAATATGAAAAGGCAGAACAATTTTTTTTGCAAGCACTTGAAAGAGACCCTGAAAATCCTGAAACACACTATAATATTGCAGTAACATATTATAGACTAAATAAAAAAACCGACGCATTGAAACACTATGAAGCATTTCTTGGTGTTTCAGGAGATGATTACGGAAAATTAAAAGAAAGCGTTCAAAAAATTATTGCTCAGATTAAATCTATTCAAAAAGAAGAGGGTTCTCAAGTATAA
- a CDS encoding acylphosphatase — translation MKRAHLFISGRVQGVFYRAFTEEIALSLRLNGWVRNLRDGRVEAVFEGEEEKISIAIQRCKEGPPHARVDNIEIIWEEPEGLKGFEIKRTAS, via the coding sequence ATGAAAAGAGCGCATCTTTTTATAAGTGGCAGAGTTCAGGGAGTTTTTTACAGAGCTTTTACAGAAGAGATTGCTCTATCTCTCAGATTAAATGGTTGGGTTAGAAATCTGAGAGATGGAAGAGTTGAAGCAGTATTTGAAGGAGAAGAAGAGAAAATCTCTATTGCTATACAACGTTGCAAAGAAGGTCCACCTCATGCCAGAGTTGACAATATTGAAATAATATGGGAAGAGCCTGAAGGTTTAAAAGGATTTGAGATAAAAAGGACTGCTTCCTGA
- a CDS encoding molybdenum cofactor biosynthesis protein MoaE — protein MIDNWLREIKENPQSKSAGMILIHNGIVRETSKDGKPVKGMKLSYDAKKLNEIIHDIKTKQGIVDVRVWINEGELKVGDDIMIVLVAGRLRTDVFPALQELVGKIKNEVVNEEEIF, from the coding sequence ATGATAGACAACTGGCTCAGAGAAATCAAAGAAAATCCTCAAAGTAAATCTGCTGGTATGATACTTATTCATAACGGAATCGTTAGAGAAACTTCAAAGGATGGAAAACCTGTTAAGGGTATGAAACTTTCCTATGATGCTAAAAAACTCAATGAAATAATTCATGATATAAAAACAAAACAAGGTATTGTGGATGTTAGAGTATGGATAAATGAAGGAGAGCTAAAAGTTGGAGATGATATAATGATAGTGCTTGTGGCTGGGAGACTGCGCACAGATGTTTTTCCAGCTTTGCAAGAACTTGTTGGAAAGATTAAAAATGAGGTTGTAAATGAAGAAGAAATTTTTTAA
- a CDS encoding tRNA (adenine-N1)-methyltransferase, with translation MSIFKEEDLALLIDSKGRKYLVSLKKDATFSFHKGYVQFNDIIGKNDGLKVFSSMGEKLYVFKPTLEEYILKMKRGAQIIYPKDISRIITLLDIFPGAKVFEAGTGSGALTLYLLRAVGESGKIVSYEKRKDFHETAKVNIEKFMKNKSYGELTLENKDISEGIDEKDFDRVILDLTEPWLFLDKVIDVLKPGGIIGCYLTTVLQIYSLMEEFDKKFYDRLYKIGIFELLERKWEKEGLSLRPALRMVAHTGFIVAFRKLS, from the coding sequence TTGTCAATATTCAAAGAAGAAGATTTAGCACTCCTCATAGATTCAAAAGGTAGAAAGTATCTTGTTAGTTTAAAAAAAGATGCCACCTTTTCCTTTCATAAAGGATACGTGCAATTTAATGATATTATTGGTAAAAATGACGGACTTAAAGTTTTCTCTTCTATGGGAGAAAAACTTTATGTTTTTAAACCTACTCTTGAAGAATATATACTTAAAATGAAAAGAGGTGCTCAGATTATCTATCCGAAGGATATATCAAGAATTATAACTCTTCTTGATATTTTTCCAGGAGCAAAAGTTTTTGAAGCAGGAACAGGTTCTGGAGCACTGACTTTATATCTTTTAAGAGCAGTGGGCGAAAGCGGGAAAATAGTATCTTATGAGAAGAGAAAAGATTTCCATGAAACAGCAAAAGTAAATATTGAAAAATTTATGAAGAACAAATCATACGGAGAATTAACCCTTGAAAATAAAGATATTTCTGAAGGAATAGATGAAAAGGATTTTGACAGAGTAATTCTTGACCTTACAGAACCATGGCTTTTTCTTGATAAAGTTATAGATGTTTTGAAACCAGGAGGCATTATTGGCTGCTATCTCACAACAGTTCTTCAGATTTATAGTTTAATGGAAGAGTTTGATAAAAAATTTTATGACCGCCTCTATAAAATTGGTATATTTGAACTTCTTGAAAGAAAGTGGGAAAAAGAAGGTTTAAGCCTGAGGCCTGCATTAAGAATGGTGGCACATACAGGATTTATTGTTGCTTTTAGAAAACTGTCGTGA
- a CDS encoding M48 family metalloprotease: MKKKFFKVFIIALISLLSLSCVAEIDPISGKKTYTLLSTKQEIEIGQKVVPSGINENEGLYPDREVQNYIRQLGARIAAVTPRKVEYQFYIVNSPEINAFALPGGPVFITRGIILKMERESELVGVLAHELGHINARHHAKFLEKSFGMNALVSILGIALQGSNYASAVMTVAQISAGLLQLKFSRDQENEADALGVRFAYQSGYDPWGLVTMFEKFKTLERGMSVEWLSTHPLPDTRIKNVQQMIAQQYPDSQRLKQNSNEFNRVHEILKSTKESYDMVEEAKKYIKSRNYTQALNLLDRAIARYGSNYAYTYRALVNLNLKKYNEAISDADRAISLDSLYFRPMLIKGVAQNQIGQWNASINTLEKAKNLINDNADLYYYLGVNYQAVGNRTKAIDNLSTALQLTDGKRGWEADAQRRLKALRGY, translated from the coding sequence ATGAAGAAGAAATTTTTTAAAGTTTTCATCATAGCTTTAATCTCTCTTTTATCCCTGTCATGTGTTGCTGAAATTGACCCAATCTCTGGCAAAAAAACCTATACTCTGCTTTCTACCAAACAAGAAATTGAGATAGGACAGAAAGTTGTTCCATCCGGGATAAACGAAAACGAAGGTTTGTATCCTGACAGAGAAGTTCAAAATTACATCAGACAACTCGGAGCAAGGATTGCGGCTGTCACTCCAAGAAAGGTGGAGTATCAGTTTTATATTGTAAACTCGCCAGAAATCAATGCTTTTGCATTGCCCGGAGGTCCTGTGTTCATTACCAGAGGAATAATACTCAAAATGGAAAGAGAAAGCGAACTTGTTGGTGTTTTAGCCCATGAACTTGGACACATAAATGCAAGGCATCATGCTAAATTTCTTGAAAAGAGTTTCGGTATGAATGCTCTTGTAAGCATTCTTGGGATAGCTTTACAAGGCAGTAACTATGCCTCAGCAGTCATGACAGTCGCTCAAATTTCCGCAGGATTACTTCAATTGAAATTTAGCCGTGACCAAGAAAACGAAGCTGATGCACTGGGAGTAAGATTTGCCTATCAGTCAGGATATGATCCTTGGGGTCTTGTGACAATGTTTGAAAAATTCAAAACTCTTGAAAGGGGTATGTCTGTTGAGTGGCTAAGCACCCATCCTTTGCCAGATACAAGAATAAAAAATGTCCAACAAATGATAGCTCAGCAGTATCCAGATTCTCAAAGACTAAAACAAAATAGCAATGAGTTTAATAGAGTTCATGAAATCCTAAAATCAACTAAAGAATCCTATGATATGGTTGAGGAAGCTAAAAAATACATTAAATCACGCAATTACACTCAAGCATTAAATCTTCTTGACAGAGCAATAGCAAGATACGGAAGCAATTATGCCTATACTTACAGAGCCTTAGTAAATCTAAATTTAAAAAAATACAATGAAGCCATTTCTGATGCTGACAGAGCTATTTCCCTTGACAGTCTCTATTTTAGACCAATGTTAATAAAAGGCGTAGCTCAAAACCAAATAGGGCAGTGGAATGCGAGCATAAACACTCTTGAAAAAGCTAAGAATCTCATAAATGATAATGCAGACCTTTATTATTACTTAGGAGTAAACTATCAGGCAGTAGGCAACAGAACAAAGGCAATTGACAATCTTTCCACAGCACTTCAGCTTACAGACGGCAAACGTGGGTGGGAAGCTGATGCTCAAAGAAGATTAAAAGCATTAAGAGGTTACTGA
- a CDS encoding IS3 family transposase (programmed frameshift), whose translation MKQRKWTAEEKMAIVLEGIKGVKSVADICREHKISQGLYYRWRDKFLEGGKKALNSGSADESIYRAEIDKLQRIIGKQAIQIEILKKTETVREKIELVKQLLKEGYTVKESCKASGLSRSRYYSFINLREIEKPKKINEIEILEKIKAIKSEHPFWGYRRVTAWLRHREGVLINHKTVSKIMKEHSLLASQTVHKAKRKAEGRKPRTQRPKEIWGIDMTKFMIPCIGWAYLVVVLDWYTKKIVGWEISLRGRTAEWKSALDKGLVSEFKEGVRGRGLKLVSDNGSQPTSRAFMKEMAVLGIEQIFTSYDNPKGNADTERVIRTIKEELIWLNEFRSLDEARERIEDWITNCYNKLYVHSALGYLSPEEYELKYYREQQRNVA comes from the exons ATGAAACAAAGGAAATGGACAGCAGAGGAAAAAATGGCGATAGTTTTGGAAGGAATTAAAGGAGTCAAATCTGTAGCTGACATCTGTAGGGAACATAAAATCAGTCAAGGACTTTATTATCGCTGGAGAGACAAATTTTTGGAAGGTGGTAAAAAAGCACTTAACAGTGGTAGTGCTGATGAAAGCATTTACAGAGCAGAGATAGACAAGCTTCAGAGAATCATAGGGAAACAGGCAATCCAGATAGAGATATTAAAAAAAACAGAA ACTGTTAGGGAGAAAATAGAATTGGTTAAGCAATTACTCAAAGAAGGCTATACAGTGAAAGAGTCTTGTAAAGCATCGGGATTATCAAGAAGCAGGTATTATAGTTTTATTAATCTCAGAGAGATTGAAAAACCGAAGAAAATAAATGAGATAGAGATATTAGAGAAAATAAAAGCTATAAAAAGTGAGCATCCATTTTGGGGATACAGGAGAGTGACAGCATGGTTAAGGCACAGGGAAGGAGTTCTGATTAATCATAAGACAGTAAGCAAGATAATGAAGGAGCATAGCTTACTTGCAAGCCAGACAGTTCATAAAGCTAAGAGGAAAGCTGAGGGGAGAAAGCCCAGAACTCAAAGACCGAAAGAAATCTGGGGAATTGACATGACCAAATTTATGATACCTTGTATTGGATGGGCATATTTAGTAGTGGTGCTTGACTGGTATACTAAGAAAATAGTGGGTTGGGAGATATCATTAAGGGGAAGGACAGCTGAATGGAAGTCTGCATTGGATAAGGGATTGGTTTCTGAATTTAAAGAAGGAGTAAGAGGCAGAGGATTAAAGCTTGTTAGTGATAATGGCAGTCAACCAACAAGCCGAGCATTTATGAAGGAAATGGCAGTGCTTGGAATAGAGCAAATATTTACATCTTATGACAATCCTAAAGGGAATGCTGACACTGAGAGGGTAATAAGGACGATAAAAGAGGAATTGATATGGCTAAATGAGTTTAGAAGCCTTGATGAAGCCAGAGAAAGGATAGAGGACTGGATAACGAATTGTTACAACAAGCTTTATGTGCACAGTGCTTTAGGATATTTATCACCAGAGGAGTATGAGTTAAAATACTACAGGGAGCAGCAGAGAAATGTTGCATGA